In one window of Acidobacteriota bacterium DNA:
- the egtD gene encoding L-histidine N(alpha)-methyltransferase: MSPPNLGPSSVAVAAFEPDDPTAELAGAVRQGLGDEPKWLPSKYFYDAYGSRLYEKITDLPEYYPYRAERALLEREKEAIVAAARPQAIVELGSGSASKTRLLLDAAVRAGTLEGFGAVEVSETALRASLDELRRHYPDIDLQGVLGDFNHWPELPFAGRDRLVLFLGSTIGNFEDAEIADILARVGASLGRRDTFLVGFDLVKDVAVLEAAYNDSQGVTAAFNRNLLRRLNRELGCEFHLDRFRHRAFYDRKRRRIEMHLVATVEQRVSLGRAGGVAHFAAGESIHTEISRKFTADEVTRLASDAGLHLERWISDREGRFGLAFLTPSTGAAR; the protein is encoded by the coding sequence ATGAGCCCGCCCAATCTCGGCCCCAGTAGCGTCGCGGTCGCCGCCTTCGAACCGGACGATCCCACCGCGGAGCTCGCCGGGGCGGTGCGCCAAGGTCTCGGCGACGAGCCCAAGTGGTTGCCATCGAAGTACTTCTACGACGCCTACGGCTCGCGCCTTTACGAGAAGATCACCGATCTGCCGGAGTACTACCCGTACCGCGCCGAGCGCGCTCTCCTCGAGCGCGAGAAGGAGGCCATCGTCGCTGCCGCCCGGCCGCAGGCCATCGTCGAGCTGGGCTCGGGCAGCGCCAGCAAGACCCGGCTGCTGCTCGACGCCGCCGTCCGGGCCGGCACTCTCGAAGGCTTCGGCGCCGTCGAGGTCAGCGAGACCGCCCTGCGGGCGTCCCTCGACGAGCTCCGGCGTCACTATCCGGACATCGACCTGCAGGGAGTTCTCGGCGATTTCAATCACTGGCCGGAGCTGCCCTTCGCCGGCCGCGACCGCCTGGTGCTGTTTCTGGGCTCGACGATCGGCAATTTCGAGGATGCGGAGATCGCCGACATCCTGGCGCGAGTCGGAGCCAGTCTCGGCCGGCGCGACACCTTCCTGGTCGGATTCGACCTGGTCAAGGATGTCGCCGTTTTGGAGGCTGCCTACAACGACTCCCAAGGCGTCACCGCGGCCTTCAATCGCAACCTCCTGCGGCGCCTCAACCGTGAGCTGGGCTGCGAGTTCCATCTCGACCGCTTTCGCCACCGGGCCTTCTACGACCGCAAGCGGCGCCGCATCGAAATGCACCTAGTGGCGACGGTCGAGCAGCGCGTCTCCCTCGGCCGCGCCGGTGGCGTCGCGCACTTCGCCGCCGGCGAGTCGATCCACACCGAGATCAGCCGCAAATTCACCGCCGACGAAGTGACCCGACTGGCCAGCGATGCCGGCCTCCATCTCGAGCGCTGGATCAGCGACCGGGAGGGCCGCTTCGGCCTCGCCTTCCTGACCCCCTCGACAGGAGCCGCCCGATGA